A single Saccopteryx bilineata isolate mSacBil1 chromosome 7, mSacBil1_pri_phased_curated, whole genome shotgun sequence DNA region contains:
- the ATP5MK gene encoding ATP synthase membrane subunit K, mitochondrial isoform X2, with amino-acid sequence MAGPEADAQFQFTGIKKYFNSYTLTGRMNCVLATYGGIALLVLYFKLRSKKTPAVKAT; translated from the exons ATGGCAGGTCCAGAAGCTGATGCTCAATTCCAATTCACTGgtatcaaaaaatatttcaactcTTACACTCTCACAGGTAGAATGAAT tGTGTACTGGCCACATATGGAGGCATTGCTTTGCTGGTTTTATACTTCAAGTTAAGGTCTAAAAAAACCCCAGCTGTGAAAGCGACATAA
- the LOC136310198 gene encoding LOW QUALITY PROTEIN: calcium homeostasis modulator protein 1-like (The sequence of the model RefSeq protein was modified relative to this genomic sequence to represent the inferred CDS: inserted 3 bases in 2 codons), whose protein sequence is MDKFRMVFQFLQSNQESFMNGICGLMALASAQIYSAFDFNCPCLPGYNAAYSAGILLVRPLVLFLLGLVLNNNVSMLAEEWKRPPGXKDPAVLRYMFCSMAQRALIAPVVWVAVTLLDGKCFLCAFCTAVPVAVLGNGSLVPGLPPSELARLLARVPCPEIYDSDWLLAREVAVRYLRCISQALGWSFVLLTTLLAFVVRSVRPCFTQAAFLKSKYWSHYIDIERKLFDETCTDHAKAFTKVCIQQFFEVMNHDLELGHTHGXLAKAPASSTALATTDSAKEEREKLRGITNQRTMNKLLMSWHKCKPPLQLGQEEPLTGNGWAGGRPRPPRKEVATYFSKV, encoded by the exons ATGGACAAGTTTCGGATGGTCTTCCAGTTCCTGCAGTCTAACCAGGAGTCCTTCATGAACGGCATCTGTGgcctcatggccctggccagcgcCCAGATATACTCGGCCTTCGATTTCAACTGTCCCTGTCTGCCCGGCTACAACGCAGCTTACAGTGCTGGCATCCTGCTGGTGCGGCCCCTGGTGCTCTTTCTGCTCGGCCTGGTCCTGAACAACAACGTGTCCATGCTGGCTGAGGAGTGGAAGCGGCCGCCGGG CAAGGACCCCGCCGTGCTGCGCTACATGTTCTGCTCCATGGCCCAGCGTGCCCTCATTGCGCCCGTCGTCTGGGTGGCTGTCACGCTGCTCGATGGCAAGTGCTTCCTCTGTGCTTTCTGCACTGCCGTGCCCGTGGCTGTACTGGGTAATGGCAGCCTGGTGCCCGGCCTGCCCCCGTCCGAGCTTGCCCGCCTGCTGGCCCGGGTGCCCTGCCCAGAGATCTACGATAGCGACTGGCTGCTGGCCCGTGAGGTGGCCGTGCGCTACCTGCGCTGCATCTCCCAG GCCCTGGGCTGGTCCTTCGTGCTGCTGACCACACTGCTGGCGTTTGTGGTGCGCTCTGTGCGGCCCTGCTTCACGCAGGCCGCCTTCCTCAAAAGCAAGTACTGGTCCCACTATATCGACATCGAGCGCAAGCTCTTTGATGAGACATGCACGGATCATGCCAAGGCCTTCACCAAAGTCTGTATCCAGCAGTTCTTTGAGGTCATGAACCATGACCTGGAGCTGGGTCACACCCACG CACTGGCCAAGGCCCCTGCTAGCTCAACTGCCCTGGCTACCACAGACAGTgccaaggaggagagggagaagcttCGAGGCATCACCAATCAACGCACCATGAACAAGTTGCTCATGAGCTGGCACAAATGCAAGCCTCCTCTGCAGCTGGGCCAGGAGGAGCCACTGACGGGCAATGGCTGGGCTGGAGGCCGGCCCCGGCCTCCACGCAAGGAGGTGGCCACCTACTTCAGCAAAGTGTGA
- the ATP5MK gene encoding ATP synthase membrane subunit K, mitochondrial isoform X1, which translates to MRPAAEIEAMAGPEADAQFQFTGIKKYFNSYTLTGRMNCVLATYGGIALLVLYFKLRSKKTPAVKAT; encoded by the exons ATGCGGCCTGCAGCGGAG attgAAGCCATGGCAGGTCCAGAAGCTGATGCTCAATTCCAATTCACTGgtatcaaaaaatatttcaactcTTACACTCTCACAGGTAGAATGAAT tGTGTACTGGCCACATATGGAGGCATTGCTTTGCTGGTTTTATACTTCAAGTTAAGGTCTAAAAAAACCCCAGCTGTGAAAGCGACATAA